In one Neobacillus sp. CF12 genomic region, the following are encoded:
- a CDS encoding DUF3231 family protein yields MMTSRDVPITSSELANLWMTFQEKTMIIRMLEHFIEHANNTEKQLLLTHYNNASKAIEIIKGIFQQEEAVIPIGFTESDVQKGVPKLFDYLFDIMYLHMMTKVEMSLYSLFCGMSYRKDINDFFIKLTAEAQEINCQATQFLLEKGVLVRPAFVSMPKEVHFVENKNYRSSFNLFSETRSLNTIEVSLIHHAIETNLVGMQLMIGFAQVASNKEVQNYLVKGMKLSKKIEIDLGEFLRQSYIEPPASHAGKATASKLPPFSDKLMMYNTSLLTSFGLGSNALGGAFSLRNDLPAKMALLAKDIFTFAQDGGKIMIKNGWMEEPPQIEDRNQLTK; encoded by the coding sequence ATCATGACTTCAAGGGATGTTCCAATCACATCATCAGAATTGGCAAATTTATGGATGACTTTTCAAGAAAAAACCATGATTATCAGAATGTTAGAGCATTTTATAGAACACGCCAATAATACAGAGAAACAACTTTTGCTAACTCATTATAATAATGCTTCTAAAGCCATAGAAATCATTAAAGGTATTTTCCAACAAGAAGAGGCGGTTATTCCTATTGGTTTTACAGAAAGTGATGTACAAAAAGGAGTTCCAAAGTTGTTTGATTATCTGTTTGATATTATGTATTTGCATATGATGACTAAAGTGGAAATGAGCCTTTATTCACTTTTTTGTGGTATGTCCTATCGGAAAGATATTAATGATTTTTTTATCAAATTGACAGCAGAAGCCCAAGAGATTAACTGCCAAGCAACTCAATTCCTTTTAGAAAAAGGGGTATTGGTACGTCCAGCTTTTGTATCAATGCCTAAAGAAGTTCATTTTGTAGAGAACAAAAATTATAGAAGTAGTTTTAATTTGTTTAGTGAAACCAGATCCCTAAATACAATAGAAGTTTCTCTTATCCATCATGCCATTGAAACAAACCTTGTAGGAATGCAATTAATGATTGGATTTGCCCAAGTTGCTTCAAATAAGGAAGTGCAAAACTATCTTGTAAAAGGGATGAAATTGTCAAAGAAGATTGAAATCGATTTAGGTGAATTTTTACGCCAAAGTTATATTGAACCACCCGCTTCTCATGCTGGTAAAGCAACTGCTTCAAAACTCCCACCATTTTCTGATAAATTAATGATGTACAACACCAGTTTGTTAACTTCATTTGGTCTCGGAAGTAATGCATTAGGAGGTGCATTTAGTTTACGAAATGACCTACCTGCAAAAATGGCTCTGCTTGCAAAGGATATTTTTACTTTTGCTCAAGATGGAGGTAAGATTATGATCAAAAATGGCTGGATGGAAGAACCCCCACAGATTGAGGATCGAAATCAACTAACCAAATAA
- a CDS encoding site-specific integrase encodes MEELNKLLDFMKANEHQRFPDYQLYYMLMYFLSKTGLRISEALALRWEDIVGDKITIDKQTSRDDNNKVKLSTLKNAASYRTIKIDQDLLRELIKFKLKQNQLILGNPRFRKNEDGIIFQNYNGHYLTPSIIRETIQDYCKKSGVEYKGTHVFRHTHAVLLLESGASLKYVSNRLGHKTIKTTAETYLDIAEKIEEDELQKFASYTKR; translated from the coding sequence CTGGAAGAATTAAACAAGTTATTGGATTTTATGAAAGCAAATGAACATCAACGTTTTCCTGATTATCAACTTTATTACATGCTTATGTACTTTTTAAGCAAAACCGGTTTAAGGATATCCGAAGCTTTGGCTTTAAGATGGGAAGATATTGTTGGTGATAAAATAACCATAGATAAACAAACCAGCCGTGATGATAATAACAAAGTAAAATTATCAACATTAAAAAATGCTGCTTCCTACCGAACAATTAAAATTGACCAAGATTTATTACGTGAATTAATAAAATTTAAACTGAAGCAAAATCAATTGATTTTAGGGAATCCAAGATTTCGCAAAAATGAAGATGGCATTATATTTCAAAATTATAACGGACATTATTTAACACCTTCCATCATTCGTGAAACTATCCAAGATTACTGCAAAAAATCCGGTGTAGAATATAAAGGCACACATGTTTTTAGACATACACACGCTGTTCTGCTTCTTGAATCCGGTGCAAGTCTAAAATATGTTTCCAATCGTCTTGGACATAAAACAATTAAAACGACAGCTGAAACATATCTTGATATCGCTGAAAAAATAGAAGAAGACGAACTTCAAAAGTTCGCCTCCTACACTAAAAGATAA
- a CDS encoding CBO0543 family protein, translating into MEKKLLNLLTALCIVSLPFLFKGSKMRENLVIFFSKGVIATLIDAYVVGTKRVAYPVRPFPKIFKTNIIYDILFFPILSVVWVKISYNDKFWKILLKSLIFSVPMSLGQWFMESKTGLFKWKKWSPFHTFASVNFTLFTIRGLVGLLKILDKLKGKQDITQSQG; encoded by the coding sequence ATGGAGAAAAAATTGTTAAATCTACTTACAGCTTTATGTATAGTTTCATTGCCATTTTTATTTAAAGGCTCAAAAATGAGAGAAAATCTGGTTATTTTTTTCTCAAAAGGAGTTATTGCGACTCTTATTGATGCGTATGTTGTTGGAACTAAAAGAGTTGCATATCCAGTTCGTCCTTTTCCAAAAATTTTCAAAACGAATATTATTTATGACATATTGTTTTTCCCGATTTTAAGTGTTGTTTGGGTTAAGATTTCATACAACGACAAATTTTGGAAAATATTACTAAAAAGTTTAATTTTTAGTGTTCCCATGAGTTTGGGTCAATGGTTTATGGAAAGCAAAACAGGATTATTTAAATGGAAAAAATGGTCACCTTTCCATACTTTTGCCAGTGTTAATTTTACTTTGTTTACTATTAGAGGGTTGGTTGGTTTATTAAAAATATTAGATAAATTAAAAGGTAAGCAAGATATAACCCAATCTCAAGGTTAA
- a CDS encoding Nif3-like dinuclear metal center hexameric protein, which yields MPEIKELVSKLDIEFDIKAFGKDPSFSRFIPNAYDPLRFDWKSAFEKEFVGLFNGLMLKGASKVERVFLAVFPTDYVLERFLEEGNEGDLLFMHHPLLMECGDPKGKWGQGFLPIKEKYIWQVKMKKLSIYTCHIPMDCHKKLGTNVAIARALKAEIIERALLNEIKNDFLLVCNIEKTNTDELVSTLKGIFEVPYVDFEGKKLNEIQRIAIVAGCGDKVDWMKEAERNGVQAYITGEVHCHIDNDYGKQRYKEMIEYASKTSMSLIGVSHSASEYLGHKTLMKDWFENNFDIKTVLIPQEKWWL from the coding sequence TTGCCAGAAATTAAAGAATTAGTTAGTAAATTAGACATCGAATTTGATATAAAAGCATTTGGAAAAGATCCTTCATTTAGTCGATTTATACCTAATGCATATGACCCTTTACGATTTGATTGGAAATCTGCTTTTGAAAAGGAATTTGTTGGACTTTTTAATGGACTAATGTTAAAAGGTGCTTCAAAAGTTGAAAGAGTTTTTTTGGCTGTTTTTCCAACTGATTATGTATTGGAAAGGTTTCTAGAAGAAGGTAACGAGGGAGATTTATTGTTTATGCATCATCCCTTGTTAATGGAATGTGGTGACCCTAAAGGTAAATGGGGACAAGGATTTCTTCCCATTAAAGAAAAATACATTTGGCAAGTGAAGATGAAAAAACTATCTATATACACCTGCCACATACCTATGGATTGTCATAAAAAATTAGGCACGAATGTTGCGATTGCCAGAGCATTAAAAGCTGAAATTATTGAGAGAGCATTATTAAATGAAATAAAGAATGATTTTTTACTAGTATGTAATATTGAAAAAACAAACACTGATGAATTAGTTTCAACATTGAAAGGTATTTTTGAAGTTCCCTATGTTGATTTTGAAGGTAAAAAATTAAATGAAATTCAAAGGATAGCAATTGTTGCTGGTTGTGGAGATAAAGTTGATTGGATGAAGGAAGCAGAAAGAAATGGCGTTCAAGCATATATTACAGGGGAAGTCCATTGCCATATTGATAACGATTATGGAAAACAAAGATACAAAGAAATGATAGAGTATGCTTCAAAAACATCAATGTCGCTTATAGGTGTTTCCCACTCTGCTTCAGAATATCTTGGACATAAAACTTTGATGAAAGACTGGTTTGAAAATAACTTTGATATTAAAACGGTTTTAATTCCACAGGAAAAATGGTGGTTATAA
- a CDS encoding DUF4236 domain-containing protein: MGFGFRKSFKIAPGVRLNVSSRGVGASVGVKGLRHSVNSRGQSRTTVSLPGTGLSYTSTSGGRSGNRGNRNYRTASYQRQAELNRLQKEREKLQELQRNQLEVELYENRLNMIKSIHKECDDFVDWLDIKNTEPPFLKGHPGPLEQQALQELQNYRPGFMAKVFNQEEKRIEELRNKVLKARKKDEDEYQEWSELTEIATKILNGDLETYFEVIKDFAPLDDLSDFGSGFEFFLEEPHTMEVKFDVQTQNVVPSEMKTLTSTGKVSVKNMPISKYYDIQQDYVCSCVLRIARDMLALLPLDTIIIHALDSQLNTSTGNHEKIVVLSVKIDRYTLNQLNFDTIDCSDSMVNFEHKMNFRKTKGFAPVEKIQIYS; this comes from the coding sequence ATGGGTTTTGGGTTTAGAAAAAGTTTTAAAATAGCTCCTGGAGTTCGTTTAAACGTAAGTAGTCGAGGGGTTGGGGCAAGTGTAGGAGTCAAAGGATTAAGGCATTCTGTGAACTCAAGAGGTCAAAGTAGGACTACGGTTTCTTTGCCTGGAACTGGTCTTTCCTATACTTCCACTTCCGGTGGGAGAAGCGGTAATAGAGGGAATAGGAACTATCGAACAGCTTCCTATCAGCGACAAGCGGAATTGAATCGATTGCAAAAAGAAAGAGAAAAGTTACAAGAACTGCAACGAAATCAATTAGAAGTCGAGTTGTATGAAAATAGACTAAATATGATTAAGTCGATTCATAAAGAGTGTGATGATTTTGTTGATTGGCTGGACATTAAAAATACAGAACCTCCATTCTTAAAAGGGCACCCTGGACCTTTAGAACAACAAGCCTTACAGGAACTTCAAAATTATAGACCTGGTTTTATGGCAAAGGTCTTTAATCAAGAAGAAAAGCGTATAGAGGAGCTCAGAAATAAGGTCTTAAAAGCCCGTAAGAAAGACGAGGATGAATATCAAGAATGGAGTGAATTGACAGAAATAGCAACGAAGATATTGAATGGGGATTTGGAAACGTATTTTGAAGTAATAAAGGATTTCGCTCCCCTAGATGATCTAAGTGATTTTGGAAGTGGGTTTGAGTTTTTCCTTGAAGAACCCCATACTATGGAAGTGAAATTTGATGTACAAACCCAAAATGTAGTTCCTTCAGAAATGAAAACTCTAACCAGTACAGGAAAAGTATCCGTCAAAAATATGCCTATCTCCAAATATTACGATATTCAACAGGATTACGTCTGCAGTTGTGTACTTAGAATAGCAAGAGATATGTTAGCTTTATTGCCGTTAGATACTATTATCATCCACGCTTTGGATTCCCAATTAAATACGTCTACTGGGAATCATGAAAAAATAGTAGTATTATCGGTGAAAATTGATAGGTATACGCTTAACCAATTAAATTTTGATACTATTGATTGCTCAGATTCAATGGTTAATTTTGAACATAAAATGAATTTTCGTAAAACCAAGGGTTTCGCTCCGGTAGAAAAGATACAAATATATTCTTAA
- a CDS encoding YczI family protein, whose product MLKILCYVLSVLTFLLATYGLISKDFQFNDIMIFLLGLTILVMGLEEFQKERKAKGWLFVVVFLFSLFVSIQGFLLN is encoded by the coding sequence TTGTTAAAAATTCTATGCTATGTTTTATCAGTGTTAACTTTTTTATTGGCTACTTATGGGCTAATTTCGAAGGATTTTCAGTTTAACGATATTATGATATTCCTTTTAGGTCTAACAATATTGGTTATGGGGTTAGAGGAATTTCAAAAAGAAAGAAAGGCGAAAGGTTGGTTATTTGTTGTTGTTTTTTTATTTTCACTATTTGTATCAATTCAGGGGTTCTTATTGAACTAA
- a CDS encoding excalibur calcium-binding domain-containing protein, translating to MATYFSWVGFVIAAYFLLSGINGLRRKNPKAKMNFLWMVIGLIIWLFASGNSFIMVLFALGFLAFIFFLITGILALFKRNGQAKKRFLLMLGAMVIWLGSAAMLPNDKKETNIQASETKIKSEDEAKKKEEKAKQEAEAKAKDEAEAKAKAEAEAEAEAKAAAEAKAKAEAEAKAAAEAEAKAKAEAEAKAAAEAEAKARAEAEAKAAAEAQAQAQQQQQATSTAAQTSFANCTDLRTVYPNGVPSNHPAYTSKMDRDKDGYACETN from the coding sequence TTGGCAACATATTTTAGCTGGGTTGGATTTGTCATCGCGGCATATTTTCTCTTATCCGGAATCAACGGACTCAGAAGAAAAAATCCGAAAGCAAAAATGAATTTCTTGTGGATGGTAATCGGGCTCATCATTTGGCTATTTGCTTCTGGTAACTCGTTTATAATGGTCTTGTTTGCCCTTGGATTTTTAGCTTTTATTTTTTTTCTCATTACTGGAATTCTGGCACTATTCAAAAGAAACGGACAAGCAAAAAAAAGATTCCTTCTCATGTTAGGGGCAATGGTCATCTGGTTAGGTAGTGCAGCAATGCTTCCGAATGACAAGAAAGAAACCAATATTCAGGCTTCGGAAACAAAAATAAAATCGGAGGATGAAGCAAAGAAAAAGGAGGAAAAGGCGAAACAAGAGGCAGAAGCGAAAGCAAAGGATGAAGCAGAGGCTAAGGCTAAAGCAGAAGCAGAAGCAGAAGCAGAAGCCAAAGCAGCAGCAGAGGCTAAAGCTAAGGCGGAAGCGGAAGCCAAAGCAGCAGCAGAAGCAGAGGCTAAAGCTAAAGCGGAAGCGGAAGCCAAAGCAGCAGCAGAAGCAGAGGCTAAAGCTAGAGCGGAAGCGGAAGCCAAGGCAGCAGCGGAAGCACAGGCGCAAGCCCAGCAACAGCAGCAAGCAACCTCAACTGCAGCACAGACATCGTTTGCCAACTGCACCGACCTGAGGACAGTGTATCCGAACGGAGTTCCTTCCAATCATCCTGCTTATACATCTAAAATGGATCGGGATAAAGACGGTTATGCGTGTGAAACAAACTGA